One segment of Mycobacterium spongiae DNA contains the following:
- a CDS encoding WXG100 family type VII secretion target has protein sequence MAVMKTDAATLAREAQSFDRIAGELKASIGRVESTASDLQPAWHGQAGLAAQAALQRFHEAANKQILELNQISTNISSAGMNYSRADDDQSSSLASQMNF, from the coding sequence ATGGCAGTGATGAAGACCGATGCCGCGACCCTGGCCAGAGAAGCCCAAAGCTTCGACCGAATCGCCGGTGAGCTCAAGGCCTCCATTGGGCGGGTGGAGTCGACGGCAAGCGATTTGCAACCCGCATGGCATGGCCAGGCCGGTCTGGCCGCCCAGGCCGCGCTGCAACGTTTTCATGAAGCGGCCAACAAGCAAATACTGGAGCTCAACCAGATATCGACGAATATCTCGAGTGCCGGGATGAACTACAGCAGGGCCGATGACGACCAAAGCAGCTCGCTGGCATCGCAAATGAACTTCTAA
- a CDS encoding WXG100 family type VII secretion target: MSEMHYNFAAIDAGASAIQSEVLTAQGLLDDGKRSLTALQATWGGSGSESYQAVQQRWDSTAAELNAALQSLSKAITESSQAMQGTEQAVTGMFA; encoded by the coding sequence ATGTCTGAAATGCACTACAACTTTGCCGCCATCGACGCTGGAGCATCCGCAATCCAGTCGGAAGTCCTCACCGCCCAAGGACTTCTCGATGATGGGAAACGATCACTCACCGCTCTCCAAGCGACGTGGGGCGGTAGCGGCTCAGAGTCCTACCAGGCCGTTCAGCAACGATGGGACAGCACCGCTGCCGAACTGAACGCCGCGCTGCAGAGTCTTTCGAAGGCGATCACCGAGTCCAGTCAGGCGATGCAGGGCACCGAACAGGCCGTCACCGGCATGTTCGCGTAG